The Deinococcus metalli genome contains the following window.
CTGGCCCTGACCAGCGTGATGACGCTGTTCACAGATCAGCTGGAAAAGCGCGTGAAGATCGCGACCCGCTGAGCTACCACCCCTTCCGGAACTTGCCCGCGCCCGGCGCCCATGTCAGCGTGAGCGGCCGGGTCACGGCTTCCGGCGCCACGCCCGCCTGGGCGCACGCCACCTGCGCGGCGCGCGGCGCGACAGCCATGACCGACAGCGCGCCGCCCTGGCGGGCCGGCAGGTAACTCACGTTCAGCGTCACGCCCCGCAGGCACGGCGGCACCGGCCCGGCGTAGAAGTCCGCGTCGCGGATCAGGGGAATGACCGCCGTGTCTTTCACGGCCGTCAGGCGGCCACCGTCCAGCCAGCCGAAGGCCGTGCGGGTCTGGCACGCGCCGGCCATACACCACTCCCGGTTCACGACCAGCAGCGATTTGCCCCCTGCTGCGTACGTGGCCGCGCGCAGGGTGGTGAACACGCTGGCGCCGCCCGTGGCCGAGTGCCCCCGCCAGTCCAGGGTGCCGGCGCGGGCGTCCGTGACCTGCACCGAGTACAGGTTCTGGAAGGCCGTCCACTCCAGCGTCTCGCGGCGGGCGTAGGCCAGCAGCGAGGTCTCGCCGGGCAGGGGCTCGAAGGACGCCACGTACAGCCGCAGGCCGTCCAGCAGCGCCGGTGGGGTCGCGGGCTGGGCGTGGACGACCCCGCCGCCCAGCAGCAGGCTCAGGACGAGGTGAACGGGGCGCGGCACGTGGCTCGGTGTAGCACGCCGGTTCTCACGGTTTTCTGATCGCTGGCCGCGCCTGTGCGACCGGGCCGGAGGTGTGTACTATCCTCAGGCTGTCTGGAATCACTTCCACCGTCCGCGTCCAATCGCCCCGTTCCCGGAGGTTCCCCATGACCATTTCCCGTTCCAGCGGCGTCCTGCTGCACCCGACCAGCCTCCCCGGCCCCTACGGCATCGGGGAACTCGGCGCTCAGGCGCGCACCTTCATCGACTGGCTCGCGGCCGCCGGGCAGAAGTACTGGCAGGTCATGCCGCTGGGGCCCACAGGATACGGCGACAGCCCCTATCAGGCGTTTTCCGCCTTCGCCGGGAACCCCTACCTGATCGACCTGGCCGAACTGCGCGCCGAGGGCCTGCTGCACGACGCGGACTTCCAGGCGGTGCCGGACTTCCACCCGGGGAAGGTGGATTTCGGCCTGCAGTTCATCTGGCGCAACCAGATGCTGGAACGCGCGTTCGCGCACTTCGCGTTCGGCGAGGCTGCCCGGCCCGAACTCGCCTCGGAATTCGAGGCCTTCAAGGCGGCCGAGGCGTCGTGGCTGGACGACTACGCGCTGTTCATGGCCCTCAAACGCACCTACGGCGGCCTGCCGTGGAACGCGTGGGAGCCCGGCGTGCGCGACCGTGACCCGCAGGCCCTGAAGGCTGCCGCCGACAGCCTGGGGCAGGCGCTCGACCGCGTGAAGTTCACGCAGTTCCTGTTCTTCCGGCAATGGAATGCCATCCGGGCCTACGCCCGCGAGCGTGGCATCCAGGTCGTCGGAGACATCCCGATCTTCGTGGCGATGGACTCCAGCGATGCGTGGGCGAACCGCACGCAGTTCTACTTCGACGAACAGGGCCAGCCGACCGTCGTGGCGGGCGTGCCGCCGGACTACTTCTCCGAGACCGGGCAGCTGTGGGGCAATCCACTGTACCGCTGGGACGCCATGCGGGAGGACGGCTACGCGTGGTGGATCGAGCGCTTCGTGGGCAGCCTGAAGCTGTATGACGTGATCCGCATCGACCACTTCCGGGGCTTCGCGGCGTACTGGGAGGTGCCCTTCCCCGCGGAAACCGCCATCCACGGCCGCTGGGTGCCCGCGCCCGGCCACGAGATGTTCGAGGCGGTCCGCACCGCCCTGGGTGTCCTGCCGATCATCGCCGAGGACCTGGGCGTGATCACGCCGGACGTCGAGGCGCTGCGTGACGACTTCGAGTTCCCCGGGATGGCCGTGCTGCAGTTCGCGTTCGGCGGCGGCGATTTCAGCGTGAACGATTTCCTGCCGCACAACCTGCGCGAGAACCAGGTCGTGTACACCGGCACGCACGACAACGACACCACCCGTGGGTGGTGGGTGCACGCCGACGAGCAGGAGAAGCACAACTTCCGCACGTACACCAGCACGGACCCCACCGAGGAGACCTTCGCCCCGCTGCTGACGCGAATCGCCTTCGAGAGCCGCGCGAACCTGGCCGTGGTGCCGCTCCAGGACATCTTCAACCTGGGCACCGAGTCCCGCATGAACCTGCCCGGCACGACCGGCGACCACAACTGGACGTGGCGCTACAACGCTGCGGACCTGCGGCCCGACCTGGCGACCACACTGAGGGCGCTGACGGAGGCGACCGGACGGGCCTGAAGGCGCACCGGGCAGGCGAGCGGCGGGCAGAGAGCGAGAAGTGGTGCTCTCTGCCCGCCGCTCTCTGCTCTAGGCTGTGCTTCATGAAGCTCTACACCAAGACCGGCGACGGCGGCACCACGGGCCTGTACGGCGCCGACCGGGTCAGCAAGGCGAACATCCGCGTCGAGGCGTACGGCACGGTGGACGAACTGAACTCTGCCATCGGGCTGGCGCGGGCGCACAACACCCGCAGCCACAAGCCGGACCCGGCCCTCGACGCGGACCTGGAGTACCTCCAGAACGCCCTGTTCGACGTCGGTGCCGACCTTGCCACCCGGACGGGCACGCCCTACGAGGCGAAGATCACCCGCATGGACGCGCAGGACGTGGCCTTCGTCGAGGCGATGATCGACCGCTACCAGGACGCGGCGCCGCCCTTCACGGGCTTCGTGCATCCCGGCGGCACGCCCGCCGCCGCCGCCCTGCACGTGGCGCGCACGGTGGCCCGCCGCGCCGAGCGCGAGGTCATCCGGCTGCTGCACGAGGAGGACGCCAACGCGGACGTGCAGGTGTACCTCAACCGCCTGTCGGACCTGCTGTTCGTGATGGCCCGCGCCGCGAACCAGGCGGCCGGGATCGAGGAGCACGCGTGGCTGGTGAAGGGCCGGAGGTGAGGGCGCCGACGGTCTGACCGTCCGCCTGGTCGACCGTTAGCCCCTCACTCCTTCAGGATCACGTGGGGCGCGAAGGTCGCCCGGTTGTCCGTCACGCGGCCGCGGCCCTCGCGGATGCCCAGGCCGCAGACCTCGTCGCCGGCGATCCACACGCCCAGCACGGGGTACCGGGGGCCGTCCGGGGCATCGAAGGTGGGCAGGTGGGTGTACGCCTGCTCGACCACGGGCAGTCCGGCGTAGTCGCCGGCCGTGACGGGCTGGCCGGGCAGCTGCACGTTCTGGCCCTCGCGCGAGTACAGGGGTTTGCGCACGACGTCGCCGCCCAGCGCGCCGGGCGCCAGGGTGGCGGGCAGCAGATTCGGATGGCCGGGGTTCAGTTCGTGCAGCAGGGCGAGCAAGCCCTTGCTGCCGGTCACGGCCTTCCACAGCGGCTCGATGAAGCGGGTGCGCGTGCTGGCCAGGAACGCCGCGTCCGGCGAGTCCCACGCGAACTCGAAGGGCCACAGCCACAGCAGGTGCCGGATGGGCAGGCTGAAGGTGTCCAGCAGCGTGTCCGCGTCGGGGCTGGTGCCGAGCTGAGCCACGGACAGGTACGTGGTGCTCGCGCCGGCGGCCTCGGCCAGATCGCGCAGGTACGTGACGGTGGCGATGTCCTCGTCTACCTCCGCCGCGCTGAAGTGCACGTGGCCCACGCCGCGCGCCCGGACCACGTGCGCCCACTGCTCGCCCAGGCCCTCGTGGATGGTGTTCCACTGGGCGGCCCCGGCGGGCAGCTCGCCCCGCGCCCGGCGGTCGTCCAGCCACTGCCACTGGCACACGGCCGCCTCGACTAGGCTGGTGGGCGTCTGGGCGTTGACCTCCAGCAGCGTCACGGTCTGCCCGTCGTAGGCGATGTCCAGCCGCATGTAGACGCTCGGGTCGTCGCGCTCCCACGACTCGCGCACGGCGGCGTGCAGGAACGCGGGGATGCCCAGCTCGGCCAGCCGCCCGGTCTCGATGGCGTGCCCGGTCGCGTCCAGCACCAGCCGAGTCAGGTCCTGCGACGCCGTGCGGATCACCTCGATCTCGGCGGGCGTGAAGGCGTAGGCCACGTCCTCGCCCCAGTACGGCACGGGGTGCTCCGGCGTGGCCGCGTACCACGTGAAGCCCACGTCGCGCAGCCGCTCCTCCCACCCGGGGCGCGGCGCGAAGGTCAGCCGCCTCATCCGCCGAAACTGCCGCTGCGCGACGAGCCGAGGAACCCGCCGCGCGACACGGGCGCGCGGAACGTGCCGTAGCTGCCCCTCACCGGGTCGTAGGTCACGCCGCCCGCCACGGTCTTGCCGCTGCCGTCGTAGCCCAGATACTGCCGGCTGCCATTGAAGACCCGGATGTAGGGCCCGAAATACGTGCTGCCGCTGCGCTGGCACGGATTGGACAGGCCCTGCGTGAGCAGCGCGCGGTTCGCGTCGAGGCACTGCTGGTAACTCGTGTACGACCAGCGGTTGTAGCCGGCCGTGTCCACCCCGCCCGGCCCGCACGCGGCGAGCACGGCGGGCAGCGCAGCGAGGAGGGGGAGGTGGAAGGTCTTCGTCCTCATGCTTCTCAGTACGGGGCCAGCGGCGTCCGGGTTGCCGCGCCCTTCAGGGGGCCAGCACCCCCCGGATCACGCGGGCGCCGCGCCGCGCCTCGTCGACCGTCAGGCCGCCGAAGCCCAGCACCAGCGCCTGTGACGTGACCGGCCGCATGGCGTAGGTGTCCAGCGTGACCGCGTGCACTTCCCGCGCTGCCAGACGGGCCGCCACCTCACGGGCGTCCAGGTCGCCGTGCAGGTGCAAGCAGACGTGCAGGCCGGCCTCGATGCCGCCCAGCGTGGCGCGCGGAGCCAGCGGCGCCAGTTCCTCTGTCAGGGCCGTGCGCACCTGCGAGTGCCAGCGCCGGGCGCGCCGGACGTGCCGGTCCACGTGTCCGCCCGCGAGCAGCCACGTCACCGCCCGCTGCACCGGCAGCGGATGCCCGAAGTCCAGCAGGGTCCGCGCCCGTACCAGCGCCGGGACCAGGGCGGGCGGCGCGGTCAGGAAACCCGTGCGGACGGCCGGAGCGAGCACCTTGCTGAGCGTCCCCAGGTACAGGACCCGCCCGCCCCCCGCGTCCAGGCTGGCCAGGGTCGGCAGGGGCGGCGCGTCGTAGCGGAATTCGCCGTCGTAGTCGTCCTCGACGATCAAGGCGTCGTGGCGGCGTGCCCACTCCAGCAGCGCCAGCCGCCGGGGCAGGC
Protein-coding sequences here:
- a CDS encoding cob(I)yrinic acid a,c-diamide adenosyltransferase, with the protein product MKLYTKTGDGGTTGLYGADRVSKANIRVEAYGTVDELNSAIGLARAHNTRSHKPDPALDADLEYLQNALFDVGADLATRTGTPYEAKITRMDAQDVAFVEAMIDRYQDAAPPFTGFVHPGGTPAAAALHVARTVARRAEREVIRLLHEEDANADVQVYLNRLSDLLFVMARAANQAAGIEEHAWLVKGRR
- a CDS encoding aminotransferase-like domain-containing protein, whose amino-acid sequence is MLDARAWRQAWAAAARAPVGGDYGDPAGEPELRAALSAFVARQRGLAVGAENVVVTAGALHALNVIVRALLPPGSAALFEEPGYRAARQVLLDAGHTVIPVPVDDGGLSIGPDSPPARLAYVTPSHQFPLGGRMSLPRRLALLEWARRHDALIVEDDYDGEFRYDAPPLPTLASLDAGGGRVLYLGTLSKVLAPAVRTGFLTAPPALVPALVRARTLLDFGHPLPVQRAVTWLLAGGHVDRHVRRARRWHSQVRTALTEELAPLAPRATLGGIEAGLHVCLHLHGDLDAREVAARLAAREVHAVTLDTYAMRPVTSQALVLGFGGLTVDEARRGARVIRGVLAP
- the malQ gene encoding 4-alpha-glucanotransferase; the protein is MTISRSSGVLLHPTSLPGPYGIGELGAQARTFIDWLAAAGQKYWQVMPLGPTGYGDSPYQAFSAFAGNPYLIDLAELRAEGLLHDADFQAVPDFHPGKVDFGLQFIWRNQMLERAFAHFAFGEAARPELASEFEAFKAAEASWLDDYALFMALKRTYGGLPWNAWEPGVRDRDPQALKAAADSLGQALDRVKFTQFLFFRQWNAIRAYARERGIQVVGDIPIFVAMDSSDAWANRTQFYFDEQGQPTVVAGVPPDYFSETGQLWGNPLYRWDAMREDGYAWWIERFVGSLKLYDVIRIDHFRGFAAYWEVPFPAETAIHGRWVPAPGHEMFEAVRTALGVLPIIAEDLGVITPDVEALRDDFEFPGMAVLQFAFGGGDFSVNDFLPHNLRENQVVYTGTHDNDTTRGWWVHADEQEKHNFRTYTSTDPTEETFAPLLTRIAFESRANLAVVPLQDIFNLGTESRMNLPGTTGDHNWTWRYNAADLRPDLATTLRALTEATGRA
- a CDS encoding glutathionylspermidine synthase family protein, with product MRRLTFAPRPGWEERLRDVGFTWYAATPEHPVPYWGEDVAYAFTPAEIEVIRTASQDLTRLVLDATGHAIETGRLAELGIPAFLHAAVRESWERDDPSVYMRLDIAYDGQTVTLLEVNAQTPTSLVEAAVCQWQWLDDRRARGELPAGAAQWNTIHEGLGEQWAHVVRARGVGHVHFSAAEVDEDIATVTYLRDLAEAAGASTTYLSVAQLGTSPDADTLLDTFSLPIRHLLWLWPFEFAWDSPDAAFLASTRTRFIEPLWKAVTGSKGLLALLHELNPGHPNLLPATLAPGALGGDVVRKPLYSREGQNVQLPGQPVTAGDYAGLPVVEQAYTHLPTFDAPDGPRYPVLGVWIAGDEVCGLGIREGRGRVTDNRATFAPHVILKE